Below is a window of Nicotiana tabacum cultivar K326 chromosome 19, ASM71507v2, whole genome shotgun sequence DNA.
AATTTTCTCACTGTTCCCTCATTTCTGCATCTCTTCTTCAAGCTCTGCCATGGCATTGAACGGACCAGCCATTTTTCTGGGGGTTTTGCTCTTTCTTCAAATGCAGTTTTTTTCAGCAAATGCTGCTCCAGGTATACATTGTTCTCTACTATAGTAATTTCTCAATTTCCTCTTGTTTTGCCCTTTTGGGAGCTTTCCCTTTTCTTGTTCAGCAGTGTTATGCACTTCCCTTGTGGGCTATGTTTGAGTTCTATCCTCTCTTTGAACTTTGTTTTTCATACAGGTAAAGGAAAAAGTttgcatttttattattatttgggcATATATGTGAGTGTTTGTTGAGGAAGTTATAGGAAGTTCCAAGCTGCTATGATTTTCTTGAATTTTGGGGGGGTTTGTATTATTCTTGATTTTGTTATATTTGAGGTTCATGGGAATTTAAGGGGGAAGTAGAAGAAGAAAGGTTTTTTTGGGCTGCATGTCTCTTAAGACCTGCCAATTTTCAGAGACAGTGTGCCTTTTAGTTCGTTAGAAATTAGAAAGGAAGCTAGCCACTGTCAGTGGTGGAGCTCATTCTGATCCAATTTATGTTTGCTTATAAGGTTCATGAGATTCAAATTCACTAGGATGCAGATGGGTCAGCAATTCTAGTTCAGTTTTAATATTGCTAATATGCATTAGTTCATTTAATTGATTGTGTTACTGCATGCTTTATAGATGTTCtcttttaaagcttaagttataTACAATGACTGTGTAAAGAATTTTTAAATTATCAACTGAATAGCCTATTATAGTAGGTTGTTAATCTATTTTCCGTGTCACAATATCATACTTACTTGATATGAAAACTTGTAAGTCAACTTAACCTGATCGTGTAAAATTCTTTATAATGTCAGTGCATTTCCACAAGTACATTAGTCTTGTTCGTTCTATAGACCTAGCTGCCCTACAGCATCCTGAAAGTATGAATAGTACAGAAGTACATATTCTGAGTTGAAACTAAGAGTCCTTGTCTAAACTTCAGGTACCCTTTAATTGATGGTGCCTCATCATTTCTAGATTAGTGTCATATGAAAGTATGGAATTCTCATTGTCGGAGTAATATACTCATGATTACAATCTTCGACTTCTGCTACATGATCCAAAATGAAGAATTTGATTGCCTTTTTAGATAAATGCTTTGATGAAGTAATTGCCTTTTAAGATGGTTTGTTTTATTTTCACGGGAAGTATTGTCAAAAATACTATAAATCATTCTTAGATTGCTTCAATGTCAGGAATGTAAATTTGGAAAAGCAATGATGAAGTATGCCTATTTGGGAAATTGCAAAATAGGTAAAATATCATGGCATTTGAAGTAGAGGAAGGTTAAGTTATGGAACATTGGAAAGTACAGTCGAACTCTGACTTGTCCTCTCCTGTCTGAGGTCTAATGGTTCAAGTTTGCATATGTAGTCTAGGCTTACTAAATCAGTGTCCATATAACTGGCTGCTAACACTTAAAAAGGATATAGGATTTTCACAGCGTTACTTGTTTCGTTAACCCCGCAGCAAGTTTTGAATATAGGGAATGCATGCAGGAGTTTGGAATTGGACATGTTTCATGTATCAATTCTTTCTATGCATGAATTTACCTCCATTGGGCTTTTCCAAGCTTGTCCTATTTGAACTCAGCCTTTATTGCAATCCTTGGAGTAAACCTGAGACATCTCTCAACAAATTGGGATTTGAACAATGATTATCTACATTTTCTTCTACACATGCAGAGTGCCCCTTAGACATGGCTGGATCCAACTATACTCTGACTGCCTCAATCTGCTCTAATAAAGAGGACAGAGGAAAGTGTTGTCGCTACATTAATGCCTTGATTGCAATTTCTGTTGCTCGATATGCAAACTCAACAAGCAACTTGGGGGTTAATGCTGAGTTATCAAAGATTTGCCTAGATAAAATAGCAGAAACTTTCCAATTCCATGGAGTGACCAGAAATGCAACGGTGTTCTGCGGGTTCGGGACAAAAATTCCTGTGAACTATGATTGCCAAGGTCGAACAACTGTCACTCAGATGCTTCAATCTCCCCAGTTTTCAAGTGTTACTAAAAACTGCCAAGTCCCCCTCTCGGTGGAAAGTGAATGTAGGAAATGCCTCAATGCTGGCATCTTGTATCTCCGTAATCTAGTTGGTGCAGCTAATAATATGACATTTAGTACTTGCCGAGATGCAACTTATGCTGCTCTTGCAAGCCGAGTTGACAGTGCATCAGCTATTGATATTGCTCGTTGTTTCTTTGGGGTTCATGGCCTTATTATACCTCCAGGTACGCCTTAATAGAGAAGTGGTGTGATTCATTATTGAAGCCTAGGtagatcagttataggaattatACCAAAAGTTTTATGCATTGGACTATTTGTTAGGAAATTGAATTCTTTTTCTCAAAATTCCCTTGAGTTGCTTTCAATTATCCATAATCTTTATAAGGTATTCCATTGATGTCTAAGTCCGAGCATACATAAATGTGTGCAACTAGTCCTGCAGAGCCTCTTCTATAACTATCAAAAGatagggaaaagaaaaaaagaaagaaaaaggaaaaacagaaaaggaaacctacttcttcttgttttctttgtgATATCGTAACCCCTGAAGTAATTACTTCTCGACACAAATGGATTCCAGTATCTTCTGTACCTTAATCATTAACTTATTTATAAGTCATAAATTCCTTAAATCTTCTATTCCTAGACTTGAACATTTTCAGATTCTTTCCAGGAACATCCTTCATATCATCAATATCTTATTTTGACTAGGCTGTGATATTATAGCATATTAGCTTCACTTTACACTCAAAGCAAACTGCTGTTATGACCCTTGTTTGTTAGGCAGGTAATTATGTGCCTGTTTTTGTATTTCTGCATATAAATAAAATTCCATAACCGTAGGTCTTTATGGATCATTTAAGTGACATAATGCACTTTCAGCCATATCAAAATTTCTGACGTCCATTGTACGTCTAAACCAGTTTCAGGAACATCTCCAGCACAACTCTCACCAGAGGTCTCTCCAAGCCCTCCTGTTGCTGCTAGCCCGACTCAACtttccttgggtactcctgttaaGCAAAATCGCCGTCATTACCACCTTACATTGGTACCAGATGTTGGCATAGCAGTTACCGTCATGGCTGTCCTGATGCTGCTTGTCTTAATTGTTCTGATTTGGAGGAAAAGCAAACAGCTAGAAGATTCCGATGCAACTGATAAGAAATCTTCCAAATCTTTCACACAGCCGCCGAAAAGATTCCAGGAAGGTAAAATTTTTATAGTTCTTTTAGACTAGTTATGTACTCGTCAAACAGGAAACTGCAAAAATCTGTTAATTTACCTTTAGGGTTCTTATCCTGTTTGCTTAATTGTTGTACAAAATACACACAGGTACAGCTTCTATATTTAAGAAATACAGCTACAAGGAGACAAAAAAAGCCACCGACAACTTCAGCACAATCATAGGGCAGGGAGGATTTGGCACCGTATACAAAGCTGAATTTAAGGATGGTTACATTGCAGCAGTGAAGAGGATGAACAAGGTTTCTGAACAGGCTGAGGATGAGTTTTGCAGAGAAATAGAACTGCTTGCTCGACTGCATCATCGTCATCTCGTTGCTCTAAGGGGATTTTGCATTGAAAGGCATGAGAGGTTTGGGAATCATAAATACGACTTCTTGTTTGTTTTTTTCCACCTTCTTATGTTTTTATTCAGCTTCCTAAATAAGGTTACATATTAACTAGTTCACGTGTTAATAAATcttaaatgaaaaaagaagaagctagTTTAATATCTTCCTTTCAATACAGAACATTATTAACATCTTCCTTCTAATACTGAAAATTTATCATGGAGCAGGTTTCTTATGTATGAATATATGGCAAATGGAAGCTTAAAGGATCTGCTTCACAGTATGCTCTTGTTCTTTGAGTCTTATTTTCCGACTCTATTattaaaagatattatgtcttTAAGATCAGCGGGTGGACAAAAAATACGGTGCATCTTTGATTACGGTTCCATCTTAGAGTAGTTGTTATAAATATAATGAATTAAAACTGAACTTCTGCTAATTTGCTCAACTGTTTCTCTTAATATATGTAAAGATCCAGGTAGAACTCCCCTCAGTTGGCGTGCAAGAATTCAAATTGCTATTGATGTGGCAAATGCTCTGGTAGAGTTTTGATTACGTACTATCCAATTATTATAACTCTATAGGCTGCTTAACATTCAGTGCCTCCTTATTACATTTTGCCTCCATGTaggaatatcttcatttctactGTGATCCTCCGCTGTGCCATAGGGACATCAAATCAAGCAATATATTACTGGATGAGAACTTTGTCGCAAAGGTAACTTACATTAATTCAAGGGTGGACCTAGGTTCACTTTACTACATGTGCAAATTATGAATCTTTCTCTTGTTCTTGCCTATCAAATTGTTATATCAGATCTGTTGGCAGGGCAGATTTTTCTTTTAACTCTGTAATATGATGATCAGGAAGTACTTTTTTCTGACACTTGAATCTTGTTCCAGATTGCAGATTTTGGACTTGCACATGCTTCAAAGGATGGTTCTATTTGCTTTGAACCAGTAAACACAGATATCAAGGGAACTCCAGGTTGGAGAAAATTATAGTTATTAGTAAAACTGAAACATCATTCATTACTTTGATGATGTAGAAAGAACTTTGCTTTGTTATTAGGTTATATGGATCCTGAGTATGTCATCACCCAAGAGCTGACAGAGAAAAGTGATGTATATAGTTACGGAGTGGTATTACTGGAATTAATCACATCGAGACGGGCAATTCAAGATAACAAAAATTTGATAGAGTGGGCTGAAATACTCCTGACATCAGAATCTAGGATAACCGTGCTCGTAGACCCTAACATTGGAGACTCTTATGACTTTGATCAACTTCAGACCCTTTTAGCAATTGTTAGATGGTGTACACAGAGAGAAGGACGTGCTAGGCCTTCGATCAAGCAGGTACTTAGGCTTTTGTATGAGTGTGCAGACCCGATGCACAGTGGCTTTGTGCAATCAGTGGAGGACGAAGACTATGACGAGATTGAAGGTAAGGGAAGATCAAGTAGGTCCAGGCAACACAAAGGTGAGGAATTATTTCACAGTGGTGATGGAAGGTGTTTAGCTTCTTCGTCAAGTACATCAAGGTCTTATTGTAGCCGAAGCTTCCTAATTGAAACCAGCCCTCCTCAGTCGCCACTTTAATAAACCAGCCATTTAGACcactgtcttttttttttataccGAGAAATCTCCGTGCCCTGCTAGTGCATGGttcgaaactcggtggataataAACCTGCCCCTCCACCCTTTTGACTGTTTAATAACTTAGAAGCAGATTTTTAACTGTAAAGCCATCCTGACATTGATAAGCAGCATGTACACGCGACACCAGAAGCTGTAATCCAAGGTCCATGAAGTTGCTTCATTTCCATCAAGCAAGGATTTTTTTTTCGCTTATAAAGCAGCCAGTGTCTACAAGAAAATTTTATGACCATTTTTATTACAGAGCCAAGTTCCATTTTGTTCCTTCATGCAATTTTTTTGTAGAAGGGACTAACAAttagattttctttttttcttggtTGGTTTGTTGAGTTTTGTAACATTCTTTAACACTTTCCGGGCTGGTGCTTCTTGCAAGTTATTGGAGTTGTAACTTATTGGCTTGTGCTGACTCCTTAGTTGTATTGTTTCCAACAGGCAACCTCAGTAGAAATATTGCTACTGTTTTCACATCTTATCTGGGAAACAAAAGGAAGTTTTCTGTTTTAGGTGATTCTTCATTGCAGGGTTGGGGTATCAAATGAGCCCTTTCTTTTCTTGCTTTGGCTCAATCCACGCTTGGATGATAGCGTAAAGTGTTTTATACCTTCATGTTAAAGAGACCTACAACATGTAATTCTCTACAGTAAGCCTAATTTTGTGACATAGAAACACTGATACTGTAAAAATAGATTGTACAGCCAATGCATTTAAGTTATATCCTTTTTAAAATTAGATGACAAAGAGAAAACTGAAGTTCGATTACCCTACAGTTGCAATCTAGTTAGGACAGACTGAAGTCTGAAACTCGGAGCTtgggaaaaaaaaaaattaaaatgaagcaaaacACAATTACTGAAGTGAAGTGGATAACTAATGCATCTGAAACCAGAGATAGCTGATGGGCCCATACAAGTATTTCAATGACTCCAAAAATAACGTTGGGGGCCAAACAACCTGTCGTCCTTTTTGATACAAAACAGTTGGCAAATGTTCAGTCCTCATCAATATAACTAAGTGTGGAACTATACAAATCTTGCTGACAGATTTTATTTTTTCTGTCAAATGATTGCACCTTAGATATTTTTGTAAGACTAACCTGTCAATTACAATTTGTCAAATTTCAGTCTATACATCTACTAAATCCTTCCACAATACAAGAAATACAAGAATCAGCATTTCCTTTCAGATCCCATTGTGATACCCCACCCTCTTCTTAAAGATGAGTGCCACCATATTAAAGGAGATAAACCAAGTTCCATCAGGTAGCTATCAACTCACCTCCccagccagtgggtggaatagccaaagaagtaccggtgaagcttggcccttacgaaggaaaattcaacatgcgcgtggtgatcatagatgactttgagTTGATAGTTGGATTGGAATTCCTAAGGAAAACCAATtcaatgaacaagaaagagttgCTATATGAAAATTTACTGACAAATGACAATTCTTCCAAGCACGCACATAATTCACCTTAAAGAATAAATGTTTCATACGGAAGCAAACGAATAGCTCCAAGTTATGTTGACAACGAGCAACATAAGCCATTAAACGATATCCCTGGCAAAACCACAACCTTCGGAGAGGATATTTGTTTCAGAACCCAATTATGATGCTTCTGCATGTAGCAAGCATCAGTTACATGGAGCAAGTGCCCCCTGCCAATGTCGAACCTAAATATCCAAACCATGTGATTAGACTATTGCCATGATTGTCCACAGAATGAAACAATCCAAAGGATAAACACAGCTGGAGTTTCATGACAAACTTTACACCTCAAGTAACAATATCAAAGTGCATACAACTATATGACTGAAGTCCTCGACCAACTATTCAAGCTACTGTATATGATGCGCAATCATATGGACTCTACAACTCTATTCCATATTGCTGCTGATAGCCAACTAATCCTTGTACAGTCGGTTGCATATCTCCACCCATTTAGATGTTCAAGCGACCAGATTCAATCCTTTATAGCTGCTCGACATGCACTTAAAGCTCATTTCAGATATGGATGGTAATACGAGGTAAGCAATCGATCACATTTGGGACCTTTACCCTTCACGTATTTCCCAAACCAAAGTTTACTATACTTGCCATCACAGACTTCTGCAGGAGCTTCAATACGCTACACAAACCATCACCCAATTGAAAGAAGTGACAAAAATGATCTGCTTTTGCAAGACTGGCCTGCCATAATTGACACCATCATGGAAGCGTTAGAATGGGGAGTCCTTTAACTTCAACATCCCTCCAATGCACAAGGCTTAAGCTGGAAATGCCAATGCCAATGCCAGATAAGATAATATTGTCAGATGTAACTAAGAAGGCACCAAAAGTAATACTAAGAATTTCACATTAGTAGTACAGCATGCAATGCTTTCCATCATGGAAGCTCACTTCTTTCCTTAGCAGGTGAATACATCCATAATTGTC
It encodes the following:
- the LOC107776088 gene encoding putative receptor-like protein kinase At1g49730; amino-acid sequence: MALNGPAIFLGVLLFLQMQFFSANAAPECPLDMAGSNYTLTASICSNKEDRGKCCRYINALIAISVARYANSTSNLGVNAELSKICLDKIAETFQFHGVTRNATVFCGFGTKIPVNYDCQGRTTVTQMLQSPQFSSVTKNCQVPLSVESECRKCLNAGILYLRNLVGAANNMTFSTCRDATYAALASRVDSASAIDIARCFFGVHGLIIPPVSGTSPAQLSPEVSPSPPVAASPTQLSLGTPVKQNRRHYHLTLVPDVGIAVTVMAVLMLLVLIVLIWRKSKQLEDSDATDKKSSKSFTQPPKRFQEGTASIFKKYSYKETKKATDNFSTIIGQGGFGTVYKAEFKDGYIAAVKRMNKVSEQAEDEFCREIELLARLHHRHLVALRGFCIERHERFLMYEYMANGSLKDLLHNPGRTPLSWRARIQIAIDVANALEYLHFYCDPPLCHRDIKSSNILLDENFVAKIADFGLAHASKDGSICFEPVNTDIKGTPGYMDPEYVITQELTEKSDVYSYGVVLLELITSRRAIQDNKNLIEWAEILLTSESRITVLVDPNIGDSYDFDQLQTLLAIVRWCTQREGRARPSIKQVLRLLYECADPMHSGFVQSVEDEDYDEIEGKGRSSRSRQHKGEELFHSGDGRCLASSSSTSRSYCSRSFLIETSPPQSPL